The Sardina pilchardus chromosome 19, fSarPil1.1, whole genome shotgun sequence genome window below encodes:
- the LOC134066542 gene encoding olfactory receptor-like protein DTMT encodes MAVTTIEDTEVMSSGSVYNPVYFLLTFVLYILIITANLTLILTVIMEKSLHEPMYIFLSNLCVNGLYGTVGFYPKFLLDLQSDTHSITYSWCFIQGYVIYTSVFCELTHITVMSYDRYVAICRPLQYHSILTPHAVLKLLVVAWAYPLLATAIALILTLRIPICGTHIQKLFCDNTSILKLACFQTIANQIWGMILIVGILIKFLLILISYALIVRVCMSSNEGRTKFTKTCLPHLLVLAIFIITAVSDILYGWEGSENLSVSVRNALAVQFLIFPPLLNPIIYGLQLPQIRKVVCRQCCKHKILCYLRR; translated from the exons aTGGCCGTAACTACCATTGAGGACACCGAGGTCATGTCCTcg GGATCAGTTTATAACCCTGTGTACTTCTTGCTGACATTTGTCCTTTATATCCTCATCATCACAGCCAACTTAACTTTGATTTTAACAGTGATCATGGAAAAAAGTCTCCATGAGCCCATGTATATTTTCCTCTCTAATTTATGTGTGAATGGCCTTTATGGAACAGTTGGTTTTTACCCAAAATTTTTGCTGGACTTGCAATCTGATACTCACTCAATAACCTACAGTTGGTGCTTTATACAAGGTTATGTGATTTATACCTCTGTCTTTTGTGAACTCACACATATTACAGTCATGTCTTATGATCGCTATGTGGCAATTTGCAGGCCACTGCAATACCACAGCATTTTGACTCCACATGCTGTGCTTAAACTGCTTGTGGTGGCCTGGGCTTATCCGCTTTTGGCAACAGCAATAGCTCTTATTCTTACTCTCAGAATACCCATTTGTGGAACTCACATCCAAAAACTATTCTGTGATAATACTTCAATACTGAAGTTGGCATGCTTTCAAACCATAGCCAACCAGATATGGGGTATGATCCTAATTGTAGGTATACTTATAAAGTTTCTTTTAATTCTTATTTCGTATGCTCTTATTGTCCGGGTTTGTATGTCATCAAATGAGGGCAGAACAAAGTTTACTAAAACTTGTTTGCCCCATCTTTTGGTTTTGGCCATCTTTATCATTACAGCAGTGTCGGATATATTGTATGGCTGGGAGGGGTCAGAAAACCTTTCAGTCAGTGTGCGTAATGCACTTGCTGTACAGTTTTTGATTTTTCCGCCACTGTTGAATCCAATCATTTA